A part of Denitratisoma oestradiolicum genomic DNA contains:
- the parE gene encoding DNA topoisomerase IV subunit B: MSNYDESSFRVLKGLEPVRERPGMYTRTDSPAHIIQEVIDNAADEALAGHAKNIHVMLHQDGSISVTDDGRGIPVGLHPEEQIPVVVLAYTRLHAGGKFDKRSGNSAYAFSGGLHGVGVSVTNALSLRVAVEVRREGKVWGLEFAEGGEKVGSLQELGACGRQTGTRVRVWPDPRYFDSPKVPLNELERLLRSKAVLLPGVKVTLDTEQPDGRFLTKTWSYTQGLAGYLRELAGDQEMACPIYASEKYAGAQDADFAEGEGAAWAIGWFPEGVSSESYVNLIPTVAGGTHESGLRAGVFEAVKTFVEHHTLLPRGVKLQQDDVCGRMGFVLSARLLDPQFQGQVKEKLNSREAVKLVSSQVRDPFEVWLNLHVEAGKAIAELAIKQALARQKNAQKVEKKKQSGVAVLPGKLTDCESTDIGENELFLVEGDSAGGSAKMARNKETQAILPLRGKVLNTWEVEAGRLFANAEIHDIAVALGVDPHDPEDKPDLSNLRYGKVVIMSDADVDGAHIQTLLLTLFYRHFPALIDNGHVHIAQPPLYRIDVPASGKKRPARRLYALDEGELHAMRDRLEKEGIAADKIEVGRFKGLGEMNPEQLRETAMDPATRRVLPVTLRPEAREETLKLFNLLMGKGEASGRRAWMEAKGHLVEADI, encoded by the coding sequence ATGAGCAACTACGACGAATCATCCTTCCGCGTCCTGAAGGGACTGGAACCTGTGCGCGAACGTCCGGGCATGTACACCCGCACCGATTCGCCGGCCCATATCATTCAGGAAGTCATCGATAACGCCGCCGACGAGGCCCTGGCCGGCCACGCCAAAAACATCCATGTGATGCTGCACCAGGACGGTTCCATTTCCGTCACCGATGACGGACGGGGCATCCCGGTGGGGCTCCACCCCGAGGAACAGATTCCCGTGGTGGTACTGGCCTATACCCGGCTCCACGCCGGGGGCAAGTTCGACAAGCGTTCCGGCAACTCCGCCTATGCGTTCTCCGGAGGCCTGCACGGGGTGGGGGTTTCCGTCACCAACGCGCTTTCCCTGCGGGTGGCGGTGGAAGTGCGGCGAGAGGGCAAGGTCTGGGGGCTGGAATTTGCCGAGGGCGGCGAGAAGGTGGGCTCGCTCCAGGAACTCGGCGCCTGCGGCCGGCAGACCGGCACCCGGGTGCGGGTCTGGCCCGACCCCCGGTATTTCGATTCCCCCAAGGTCCCCTTGAACGAACTGGAGCGGCTGCTGCGCTCCAAGGCCGTGTTGCTCCCAGGCGTGAAGGTCACCCTGGACACCGAGCAGCCCGATGGCCGCTTCCTGACCAAGACCTGGAGCTACACCCAGGGCCTGGCCGGTTATCTGCGTGAACTGGCTGGCGATCAGGAGATGGCCTGTCCCATCTATGCCAGCGAGAAATACGCCGGCGCCCAGGATGCCGACTTCGCCGAGGGAGAGGGCGCCGCCTGGGCCATCGGCTGGTTCCCCGAGGGAGTGAGCTCCGAGTCCTATGTGAACCTGATTCCCACCGTAGCCGGCGGCACCCATGAGTCAGGACTGCGGGCCGGGGTGTTCGAGGCGGTGAAAACCTTCGTCGAACACCACACTCTGCTGCCCCGGGGCGTCAAGTTGCAGCAGGACGATGTCTGCGGCCGCATGGGCTTCGTCCTCTCGGCCCGGCTGCTGGACCCCCAGTTCCAGGGCCAGGTGAAGGAAAAGCTCAATTCCCGGGAAGCCGTGAAGCTGGTCTCCAGCCAGGTGCGAGACCCCTTCGAGGTCTGGCTGAATCTTCACGTGGAAGCCGGCAAGGCCATTGCCGAACTGGCCATCAAGCAGGCCCTGGCACGGCAGAAGAACGCCCAGAAGGTGGAAAAGAAGAAGCAGTCCGGTGTGGCGGTGCTGCCAGGCAAGCTCACGGACTGCGAATCCACCGACATTGGCGAGAATGAATTGTTCCTGGTGGAGGGCGACTCCGCCGGCGGCTCCGCCAAGATGGCCCGCAACAAGGAAACCCAGGCCATCCTGCCCCTGCGTGGCAAAGTGCTCAATACCTGGGAGGTGGAGGCCGGCAGGCTCTTCGCCAATGCTGAAATCCACGACATCGCCGTGGCCCTGGGGGTGGACCCCCATGATCCGGAGGACAAGCCGGATCTCTCCAACCTACGCTACGGCAAGGTGGTGATCATGTCCGATGCGGACGTGGATGGCGCCCACATCCAGACCCTGCTGTTGACCCTGTTCTACCGCCACTTCCCGGCATTGATCGACAACGGTCATGTGCATATCGCACAACCGCCCCTGTATCGCATCGACGTGCCTGCCAGTGGCAAGAAGCGGCCGGCCCGGCGGCTCTACGCCCTGGATGAGGGTGAATTGCACGCCATGCGGGACCGCCTGGAGAAGGAAGGCATCGCCGCCGACAAAATAGAGGTGGGGCGCTTCAAGGGCCTGGGTGAAATGAACCCCGAACAACTCAGGGAAACCGCCATGGACCCGGCCACCCGCCGGGTACTGCCCGTGACCTTGCGCCCCGAGGCAAGGGAGGAAACCCTGAAGCTGTTCAACCTGCTGATGGGCAAGGGTGAAGCCTCGGGCAGGCGAGCCTGGATGGAAGCCAAGGGACACTTGGTGGAAGCGGATATCTGA
- the fliD gene encoding flagellar filament capping protein FliD — MAGLSSPGIGSGLDINGLITKLMEVEKAPLTALDKKETDYQAKLTAYGTLKGAFSTFQTAANGLSSTSKFNAFKATAADTSILSASTSSIAKTGSYSIEVKALAYAHKIASTAFDDPASAVGTGTLTLDFGTYDSGGNTFTVNADKTSKSITIDSTNNSLAGIRDAINEADAGATASIINDGTGYRLVISSGEGGADNSLRILVSGDNSGSDTDTTGLSQLAYNPVAAAGSGKNLEEKVAAQNSEVWIDGIAVIKSSNTISDAISGLTLTLLKESEVGVQTTLTVARDTTNVKTAIEDFVKAYNDLAATMKELGGYDFTTQKGGLLLGDTTLRGMQAQARSILTQKLAYADGGVSSLSDLGISFQRDGTLATNSGKLDSVLADPTKNVAGLFAVMGVPSDSLVSYASSTSATQAGRYGLNITQIATRGTAVGSNALAASTVITAGVNNSLTLKLNGTAATISLTAGTYTRDELVAALQSKINSDSSFQSLGYTVTASHNAGLITLTSTKYGSSSSVQITTGNALATLFGTATSTTGVNVAGQIGGVTGTGDGQILKGAGDASGLQLLIEGGNTGARGTVGFSKGLAWQLNQALTSILGEDGTLASRTQGIDRSIDDIGLRRETLTKRLAATEKRYRAQFTALDSLVASMQQTSNYLTQQLANLPSTSNSN, encoded by the coding sequence ATGGCGGGACTTTCATCTCCAGGTATTGGCTCAGGACTCGACATCAACGGCTTGATCACCAAGCTGATGGAGGTCGAGAAGGCGCCGTTGACCGCGCTGGACAAGAAGGAAACCGACTATCAGGCCAAGCTGACGGCCTACGGGACTCTCAAGGGAGCGTTTTCGACATTTCAGACAGCCGCCAATGGGCTTTCCTCCACCAGCAAGTTCAATGCATTCAAGGCCACTGCCGCCGACACCAGCATTCTGTCCGCCAGCACCAGCAGCATCGCAAAAACAGGCAGCTACTCCATCGAGGTCAAGGCGCTCGCTTACGCTCACAAGATCGCGTCGACCGCCTTCGATGATCCGGCCAGCGCTGTTGGCACCGGCACCCTGACCCTGGATTTCGGCACTTACGACAGTGGCGGCAATACATTTACCGTCAATGCCGACAAGACCTCGAAATCCATCACCATCGACTCGACGAACAACTCCCTGGCCGGTATTCGCGACGCCATCAACGAAGCCGACGCCGGAGCCACGGCGAGCATCATCAACGACGGGACCGGCTATCGACTGGTCATCTCCTCTGGCGAGGGCGGGGCAGACAACTCATTGCGCATCCTGGTCAGCGGTGACAATTCCGGCTCCGACACCGATACCACAGGCTTGTCACAACTGGCCTACAACCCGGTTGCAGCCGCGGGTAGCGGCAAAAATCTAGAAGAAAAAGTGGCCGCCCAGAACTCCGAGGTCTGGATTGATGGCATTGCCGTCATCAAAAGCTCCAATACCATCAGCGATGCAATCAGCGGCCTCACCCTGACGCTGCTCAAGGAAAGCGAAGTAGGCGTTCAGACGACGCTGACCGTGGCCCGCGACACGACCAATGTCAAGACAGCGATCGAAGACTTCGTCAAGGCATACAACGACCTCGCGGCCACGATGAAGGAACTGGGCGGGTACGACTTCACCACGCAAAAGGGTGGACTGCTGCTGGGGGACACCACCCTGCGCGGCATGCAGGCGCAGGCTCGATCCATCTTGACGCAGAAACTGGCGTACGCCGATGGCGGCGTGAGCTCGCTTTCCGATCTGGGCATCAGTTTTCAGCGGGACGGCACCCTGGCCACCAATAGCGGCAAGCTCGACAGCGTGCTTGCCGATCCGACGAAGAACGTGGCTGGCCTGTTTGCCGTCATGGGCGTACCCAGCGATAGCCTCGTCAGCTATGCAAGTTCCACGAGCGCTACCCAGGCCGGCCGCTACGGTCTCAATATCACCCAGATTGCCACCCGCGGCACTGCCGTGGGCTCCAATGCCCTGGCTGCCAGTACCGTCATCACTGCCGGCGTCAACAACTCCCTGACCCTGAAACTTAATGGCACGGCAGCCACCATTTCCCTGACGGCGGGCACCTATACCCGCGATGAACTGGTGGCGGCATTGCAATCAAAAATAAACAGCGACAGCTCCTTCCAGTCGCTGGGATATACAGTCACCGCCTCGCACAATGCCGGGCTTATAACTCTGACATCCACGAAATACGGTTCGTCTTCGAGTGTCCAGATCACCACAGGCAATGCGCTTGCGACGCTGTTCGGTACAGCCACCAGCACCACCGGCGTGAATGTGGCGGGACAAATTGGAGGCGTGACGGGAACCGGCGATGGGCAAATATTGAAGGGTGCCGGTGACGCCAGCGGTCTTCAGTTGCTGATCGAGGGAGGCAACACGGGTGCGCGGGGAACTGTGGGTTTCTCCAAGGGCTTGGCCTGGCAACTCAACCAAGCCTTGACCAGCATACTGGGAGAAGACGGTACGCTCGCCAGTCGAACCCAGGGCATAGACCGGTCCATCGACGACATAGGGCTGCGGCGTGAAACCCTGACCAAGCGACTGGCCGCCACCGAAAAACGCTATCGTGCCCAATTCACCGCCCTGGATTCACTCGTTGCCTCGATGCAACAAACATCCAACTACCTGACTCAACAACTGGCCAATCTGCCCAGTACATCCAATAGCAATTAA
- a CDS encoding flagellar brake protein — protein MNETPPLSSPESKESPSILLESGGFDRYMLHGRNEILYLLKSLIEHVCQITVFFGEKNLLLTSVIEVDENGLLLDYGASAEMNRKALEAAKLFCVTNLEKVKVQFILRGLTKVEYEGRPAFRADLPDSMLRLQRREYYRLTMPITRPLKCIIPIQPDDGFTDTVEVDVVDISGGGLSIVNLPERFLSEENTEIPNCRIDLPDVGVIAATLMVRTTFEIVLRSGTRMRRTGCEFVKLPGPMATLIQRYILKVERERKAREAGLT, from the coding sequence ATGAACGAAACTCCCCCCCTCTCCTCGCCGGAATCCAAGGAATCGCCGTCGATCCTCCTCGAATCGGGCGGTTTCGATCGGTACATGCTGCACGGCAGGAATGAAATACTCTACTTGCTCAAATCGCTGATCGAACACGTCTGTCAGATCACGGTTTTCTTCGGCGAAAAGAACCTGCTGCTGACTTCGGTGATCGAGGTCGATGAAAATGGCCTGCTCCTGGACTACGGTGCCAGTGCCGAAATGAACCGCAAGGCCCTGGAAGCGGCCAAACTGTTCTGCGTCACCAATTTGGAGAAGGTCAAGGTGCAGTTCATCCTGCGGGGCCTGACCAAGGTCGAATACGAGGGCAGGCCAGCCTTCCGCGCCGACCTGCCCGACAGCATGCTACGTCTGCAGCGGCGGGAGTACTACCGCCTGACGATGCCCATCACCCGACCCCTGAAATGCATTATCCCCATTCAGCCAGACGATGGATTCACCGACACGGTGGAGGTGGACGTCGTCGATATCAGTGGCGGCGGCCTGTCCATAGTCAATCTTCCTGAGCGATTCCTGTCCGAGGAAAACACGGAAATTCCCAATTGCCGCATCGACCTGCCCGACGTGGGGGTAATTGCCGCCACACTCATGGTCCGCACCACTTTCGAGATCGTCCTGCGCAGCGGCACCCGGATGAGACGCACCGGCTGCGAATTCGTCAAGCTGCCGGGCCCCATGGCGACTCTGATCCAGCGCTACATCCTCAAGGTTGAGCGAGAACGCAAGGCGAGGGAGGCTGGCCTGACCTGA
- a CDS encoding EscU/YscU/HrcU family type III secretion system export apparatus switch protein has product MVNKPPSDERALAVALAYAPGDAAPKVVAKGRGLIADEIIHRAREHGIYVHESPELVTLLMQVNMDDHIPPQLYIVVAELLAWLYQVESDKPAQ; this is encoded by the coding sequence ATGGTGAATAAGCCGCCCTCCGACGAGCGGGCGCTGGCGGTGGCCCTGGCCTACGCTCCCGGCGATGCCGCACCCAAGGTGGTGGCCAAGGGCCGGGGGCTGATCGCGGACGAAATCATTCACCGAGCCAGGGAACACGGCATCTACGTTCATGAATCGCCGGAACTGGTGACCCTGCTGATGCAGGTAAATATGGACGACCATATCCCCCCCCAGCTCTATATCGTGGTGGCGGAACTGCTGGCTTGGCTTTACCAGGTTGAAAGCGACAAACCAGCCCAGTAA
- a CDS encoding bacteriohemerythrin, producing MSTDSQNQAPTPLTESEAAYGRFVPQQFLQLLGRPSIVEVELGDHVEKEMTLLFSDIRDFTLLSEAILPAENFRFINSYLSTMEPVVARNRGIIDKYIGDGIMALFPGTADDGVRAGIDMLRRLVIYNQGRSRAGYAPIRIGIGLNTGLVMMGTVGGPNRMDSTVIGDAVNLASRLEGLTKNYGTPLIISDQTLHSLEDRGAYSIRFLDRLSVRGRYQAQSVYEVFDADPEPLWLAKQETKQAFEEAVAFFHMGRADLARPMLEECLRGAPDDKAARSYLKRCAAADQGEAHGSVVGGMPDATWRDEYSVLIEEIDAQHKELLARAANIAALVAQGDGAVGGTLNALTEFSQAHFNTEENLMRRYGYPFIEEHLRQHRAFQSACEGLCEEILTAQRDQLYLLFRIQLLLVDWQINHTTKSDFHLGNFLLRAGIN from the coding sequence ATGTCCACCGACAGCCAGAATCAGGCCCCTACTCCCTTGACCGAGTCCGAAGCCGCCTATGGCCGCTTCGTGCCCCAGCAGTTTCTGCAACTTCTCGGGCGTCCCAGCATCGTCGAGGTGGAACTGGGGGATCATGTCGAGAAGGAAATGACCTTGCTGTTCTCGGACATCCGGGATTTCACCCTGTTGTCCGAGGCCATCCTGCCGGCCGAGAACTTTCGTTTCATCAACTCCTATCTCTCCACCATGGAACCCGTGGTGGCGCGGAATCGGGGCATCATCGACAAGTACATCGGCGATGGCATCATGGCATTGTTTCCAGGCACTGCCGACGATGGCGTGCGGGCCGGCATCGATATGCTGCGGCGTCTGGTGATCTACAACCAGGGCCGTTCCCGGGCTGGTTATGCGCCGATTCGCATCGGTATCGGCCTCAATACCGGTCTGGTCATGATGGGTACGGTGGGCGGTCCCAACCGCATGGACAGCACGGTGATCGGCGATGCGGTGAACCTGGCTTCCCGCCTCGAAGGTCTGACCAAGAACTATGGAACACCGCTGATCATCAGCGACCAGACCCTGCACTCCCTGGAGGACCGAGGTGCCTATTCCATCCGCTTCCTTGATCGACTGTCTGTAAGGGGACGCTATCAGGCTCAGTCCGTCTATGAGGTGTTCGATGCGGACCCGGAGCCTCTCTGGCTGGCCAAGCAGGAGACCAAGCAGGCTTTCGAGGAAGCGGTGGCTTTTTTTCACATGGGTCGGGCCGATCTGGCCCGACCCATGCTAGAGGAATGCTTACGCGGGGCACCTGACGACAAGGCTGCGCGCAGCTATCTGAAGCGTTGTGCCGCCGCGGACCAGGGTGAGGCCCACGGTTCGGTCGTGGGGGGGATGCCCGACGCCACTTGGCGAGACGAATATTCGGTATTGATCGAGGAAATCGATGCCCAGCACAAAGAACTGCTGGCACGGGCGGCCAACATTGCGGCGCTGGTGGCGCAGGGCGATGGCGCTGTGGGTGGAACGCTGAATGCGCTGACGGAGTTCTCTCAAGCCCACTTCAATACTGAGGAAAACCTGATGAGGCGCTACGGCTATCCTTTCATTGAGGAGCATCTGCGCCAGCATCGTGCCTTCCAGAGCGCTTGCGAGGGCTTGTGCGAGGAAATTCTCACAGCGCAGCGGGACCAGCTCTATCTGCTATTCCGAATCCAACTCCTGCTGGTGGATTGGCAGATCAATCACACCACCAAGAGTGACTTTCATCTGGGTAATTTCCTGCTGCGTGCCGGCATCAACTGA
- the parC gene encoding DNA topoisomerase IV subunit A — protein MTTETPDLFDTPPPAIPPTPVFDDGSTLPLDTYAEQAYLAYAMSVVRSRALPQVEDGMKPVQRRILYAMSEMRLSPTAKHVKSARVVGDVIGKYHPHGDSSIYDAMVRVAQDFSLRYPLVDGQGNFGSRDGDGAAAMRYTECRLTPIAELLLAEIDRGTVDFVSNYDGAFQEPSLLPARLPFVLLNGASGIAVGMATEIPAHNLREVAEAARLLIKKPEAVLEEVLAVLPGPDFPGGGQLISSPADIRDAYASGRGSLRLRARWRIEELARNQWRVIVNELPHGVSTAQVLSEIETLTNPQPKAGKKDVTQEQKNLKQVVLGVLDTVRDESNENAPVRIVLEPRSSRISQEEFMAVLLAHTSLEASTSLNFTMIGRNGRPQQKNLLQILHEWIDFRFATVERRSRHRLGEVERRIHILEGRMTAFLRIEEVIRVIRESDEPKAELMAHFGLSEIQAEDILEIRLRQLARLEGIRIEKELGDLREEQGRLQTLLDSRPEMTRLILKEIADDAKQFGDPRRTLIEAVAYTGPAEVSVPDEPVTVILSKNGWVRSRQGHGVDTASISYKTGDHAFLVAESRTVWPLVLIDDNGRAYSVKVSDLPGGRGDGVPITTLVDFQDGAKISQAISADPEGKYLFAGSGGYGFVARLGDLVGRNKAGKSFLSLDKGEQPLKPAPANGATLCALSAIGRLLLFPLADMPEMSKGRGNKIMDLEPADSLLAVCVNYGNSLTIEGTGRGGKPTTAVIEGGNLEPFRGQRARKGHLAPVKLKPGGLS, from the coding sequence ATGACGACCGAAACTCCCGACCTGTTCGATACCCCCCCCCCGGCGATACCCCCTACCCCGGTTTTCGACGACGGCTCCACCCTGCCCCTGGATACCTACGCCGAACAGGCCTACCTGGCCTATGCCATGAGCGTAGTGCGCTCCCGCGCCCTGCCCCAGGTGGAAGACGGCATGAAGCCGGTGCAGCGCCGCATCCTCTACGCCATGAGCGAGATGCGCCTGTCACCGACCGCCAAGCACGTGAAGTCGGCCCGAGTAGTGGGCGACGTGATCGGCAAGTATCACCCCCATGGCGATTCCAGCATCTATGACGCAATGGTGCGGGTAGCCCAGGACTTCAGCCTGCGCTACCCCCTGGTGGACGGCCAGGGCAACTTCGGTTCCCGGGACGGCGATGGCGCAGCGGCCATGCGTTACACCGAATGCCGCCTGACTCCCATCGCCGAACTGCTGCTGGCGGAGATCGATCGGGGCACGGTGGATTTCGTCTCCAACTACGACGGAGCCTTCCAGGAACCGTCCCTGTTACCAGCACGCCTGCCCTTCGTGCTGTTGAACGGCGCTTCCGGCATTGCCGTGGGCATGGCGACGGAGATTCCTGCCCATAATTTAAGGGAGGTGGCCGAAGCCGCCCGGCTGCTGATCAAGAAGCCCGAAGCGGTACTGGAGGAAGTGCTGGCGGTGCTTCCGGGACCGGACTTTCCCGGCGGGGGGCAATTGATTTCCTCCCCCGCCGACATCCGCGACGCCTATGCCAGCGGCCGCGGCTCCCTGCGACTGCGGGCGCGCTGGCGGATCGAGGAACTGGCCCGGAACCAGTGGCGGGTAATCGTCAATGAACTGCCCCATGGCGTATCCACCGCCCAGGTGCTATCCGAGATCGAGACCCTGACCAATCCCCAGCCCAAGGCGGGCAAGAAGGATGTCACTCAGGAACAGAAAAACCTCAAGCAGGTGGTGCTGGGGGTGCTCGACACCGTACGCGATGAATCCAACGAAAATGCGCCGGTGCGCATCGTGCTGGAGCCGCGTTCGTCCCGTATCTCACAAGAGGAATTCATGGCGGTACTGCTGGCCCACACCAGCCTGGAGGCCAGCACTTCCCTGAACTTCACCATGATCGGCCGCAATGGCCGGCCCCAGCAGAAGAACCTGCTCCAGATCTTGCACGAGTGGATCGACTTCCGCTTCGCCACCGTGGAACGGCGCAGCCGCCATCGGCTGGGGGAAGTGGAGCGCCGCATCCACATTCTGGAAGGCCGCATGACGGCGTTCCTGCGCATCGAGGAAGTGATCCGGGTCATCCGCGAATCCGACGAGCCCAAGGCCGAACTGATGGCCCACTTCGGGCTGAGCGAGATCCAGGCCGAGGACATTCTGGAAATCCGACTGCGCCAGTTGGCGCGGCTGGAAGGCATACGCATCGAGAAGGAACTGGGCGACCTGCGGGAGGAACAGGGCCGCCTGCAAACCCTGCTGGACTCCCGGCCGGAAATGACCCGCCTGATCCTGAAGGAAATCGCCGACGACGCCAAACAGTTCGGCGACCCGCGCCGCACCCTGATCGAGGCGGTGGCCTATACCGGCCCGGCAGAGGTCTCCGTGCCCGACGAACCGGTGACGGTGATCCTGTCCAAGAACGGCTGGGTGCGCAGCCGCCAAGGCCACGGCGTGGACACGGCGTCGATTTCCTACAAGACCGGGGACCATGCCTTCCTGGTCGCCGAGTCCCGCACCGTCTGGCCTCTGGTGCTGATTGACGACAACGGCCGCGCCTATAGCGTGAAGGTCTCCGACCTGCCCGGCGGTCGCGGCGACGGCGTACCCATCACAACCCTGGTGGACTTCCAGGATGGAGCCAAGATCAGCCAAGCCATCAGCGCCGATCCGGAAGGCAAGTACCTCTTCGCCGGCAGCGGCGGCTATGGTTTCGTGGCCAGACTGGGAGATCTGGTGGGGCGCAACAAAGCGGGCAAGTCCTTTCTGTCCCTGGACAAGGGAGAGCAGCCCCTCAAGCCTGCACCGGCAAATGGAGCCACCCTCTGCGCCCTCTCGGCCATCGGCCGTCTGCTGCTGTTCCCCTTGGCGGACATGCCAGAAATGAGCAAGGGCCGGGGCAACAAGATCATGGATCTGGAACCAGCCGACTCACTGCTGGCGGTCTGCGTGAATTACGGCAACAGCCTGACCATCGAGGGCACGGGGCGGGGCGGCAAGCCGACGACGGCAGTGATTGAGGGCGGCAACCTGGAGCCCTTCCGCGGGCAGCGCGCCCGCAAAGGCCACCTGGCCCCAGTCAAGCTGAAACCCGGCGGCCTCAGTTGA
- the fliS gene encoding flagellar export chaperone FliS, whose amino-acid sequence MFGMMTNPRAAYETVEVNVRAEVAEPHQLILMLYEGALQSIAKALLQLESHDMGGMSQSLNRAIDIIAMGLKASLDYKSGADLAESLSALYDYMCERLQAANIKGDRASIQEVEALLRELHSAWAEIANDPAVVSKSRNAA is encoded by the coding sequence ATGTTCGGCATGATGACCAACCCAAGGGCAGCTTATGAGACGGTGGAGGTCAATGTCCGTGCAGAGGTAGCGGAACCGCACCAGTTGATTCTGATGCTTTATGAAGGCGCTCTTCAATCGATTGCCAAGGCTCTGCTGCAACTGGAAAGTCATGATATGGGTGGCATGAGCCAGTCACTCAATCGTGCGATCGACATCATTGCCATGGGCCTGAAGGCCAGCCTGGATTACAAGTCCGGCGCAGACTTGGCCGAGAGTCTGTCCGCACTCTACGACTATATGTGCGAGCGGCTACAGGCAGCAAATATCAAGGGGGATCGAGCGAGCATTCAGGAAGTTGAAGCTCTATTGCGGGAACTACACAGTGCCTGGGCGGAAATAGCCAACGATCCCGCCGTAGTTTCCAAGAGCAGGAACGCGGCCTGA
- a CDS encoding flagellar protein FliT, whose protein sequence is MLAMPTQIEIYEDMSTLSSLMVEAARTHDWDRLVGLERSVSSLREILIAEDDNASLSVAEVERKRSLIQRILQDDAEIRRHTEPWMEHVRKFLGGETMRKNVERAYSTGR, encoded by the coding sequence ATGCTGGCGATGCCTACCCAGATCGAAATTTACGAAGACATGAGCACACTGTCGTCCCTGATGGTGGAGGCGGCGCGCACTCATGACTGGGACCGCCTCGTCGGACTTGAGCGCTCGGTGTCCTCCCTGCGTGAAATCCTGATCGCGGAGGACGACAATGCATCGCTCTCGGTGGCGGAGGTCGAGCGCAAACGCTCCCTGATTCAACGCATCCTCCAGGATGATGCAGAAATCCGCCGCCACACTGAACCCTGGATGGAACATGTACGCAAGTTTTTAGGGGGCGAGACGATGCGCAAGAATGTCGAGCGAGCCTACAGCACCGGCCGCTAG
- a CDS encoding flagellar hook-length control protein FliK, whose protein sequence is MALIPSDAGIRMRMQTEAQLQPLAPIRGVPADLPDLQPGQIFSARINHVLPDNTYRALVAGKELTLALPHGAKAGDTLELVVVDRSPRAVIAQLAIPPELKPGVVFTALIHETLPENTYRAQVGDKTVTLKLDVPAREGERLELTVIDRSSRLVEAQVMGRPGVGNTAEPYPFTRLSPAAQMIGKLLISEGQTPEPALLNGGQPILTAPPRDAAELAPRLAQAVNQSGLFYEAHQAQWVMGRLPTETLLKEPQGQQQVSGQPVMQRTGEPTSVELRPQLPITATPTIPVTVEKIPDALLPLVQQQLDAAATQRLLWHGEVWPGQTMEWEIQRDAPEREVDDMPTSWSTRLALTTPRLGRTEASLQLGPGGLRITMTAGNETSAADLRQESAALGAALEAAGIPMLSFLVRHGE, encoded by the coding sequence ATGGCCCTGATCCCCTCTGACGCCGGCATCCGCATGAGGATGCAGACCGAGGCCCAGCTTCAGCCTCTGGCGCCGATCCGGGGGGTTCCGGCCGACCTGCCCGATCTGCAACCGGGGCAGATTTTTTCGGCGCGAATCAATCATGTGCTGCCCGACAATACTTACCGCGCACTAGTGGCTGGCAAGGAATTGACCCTGGCCTTGCCCCATGGTGCCAAGGCCGGTGATACCCTGGAACTGGTTGTGGTGGACCGCTCGCCCAGAGCAGTTATCGCCCAGTTGGCCATACCGCCGGAGCTGAAACCGGGCGTCGTCTTTACTGCCCTGATTCATGAGACTCTGCCGGAAAACACCTACCGGGCGCAGGTGGGCGACAAAACGGTCACCTTGAAACTGGATGTGCCTGCCAGGGAGGGCGAACGGCTGGAACTGACGGTCATCGACCGCTCCAGCCGCCTGGTGGAGGCTCAGGTAATGGGCCGACCCGGTGTCGGGAACACGGCGGAGCCCTACCCCTTCACCCGCCTCTCACCCGCCGCCCAAATGATAGGAAAGTTACTGATCAGCGAAGGCCAGACACCGGAACCCGCGCTCCTCAATGGCGGCCAGCCCATCCTGACTGCCCCGCCCCGGGACGCAGCGGAGCTGGCACCCAGACTGGCCCAAGCCGTCAATCAGAGCGGCCTGTTCTACGAGGCCCACCAAGCCCAGTGGGTGATGGGCAGGTTGCCCACCGAGACTTTGCTGAAGGAGCCCCAGGGGCAACAACAGGTGTCCGGACAGCCTGTCATGCAGAGAACAGGAGAGCCGACCTCTGTGGAGCTTCGCCCTCAACTCCCGATTACCGCCACGCCCACGATACCAGTCACAGTGGAAAAAATTCCCGACGCCCTGCTACCCCTGGTCCAGCAGCAGCTGGACGCCGCAGCGACCCAACGCCTGCTATGGCATGGTGAGGTCTGGCCGGGGCAGACCATGGAATGGGAAATACAACGCGATGCCCCTGAGCGGGAAGTCGACGATATGCCCACCAGTTGGTCTACCCGACTGGCCCTGACCACCCCCCGACTGGGGCGAACTGAAGCCAGCCTGCAACTGGGGCCAGGTGGCTTGCGTATCACCATGACTGCCGGGAATGAAACCAGCGCCGCCGACCTGCGCCAGGAGAGTGCGGCCCTAGGCGCTGCGTTGGAGGCCGCTGGCATTCCCATGCTTTCGTTTCTGGTGCGTCATGGTGAATAA